TATTTTGTGCAGCTGCAGCTGAAAGCGAACCGGTAAATTATCGGCGATAATCCAATCGGCTAATTCGCGCGCTGTTTGTTGTTCAAAGCTGGGCGAAAAGATCACCTCTTCGACCTTAGAATACAGCTGAAGTTCATCACATTTAAATTTTGCCCAGTCATAATCTTGACGTGAGCAAATCACAAACTTTAGCTGATCATTTTTTTGCAACAGCGGGATATTGCTGTACAGATTGCGCGACGATTCAGCCGAATCAGGTGTTTTTAGATCTAACACCACGCTAACTCTGGGGTCGATATCGGCGATATCCATCGCCCCAGACGTTTCTAATGA
This Pseudomonadales bacterium DNA region includes the following protein-coding sequences:
- the queE gene encoding 7-carboxy-7-deazaguanine synthase QueE — its product is MKSDTLRLTEIFYSLQGETKTLGLATVFVRLTGCPLRCQYCDTEYAFHGGSTFSFSDILSQVGKYQARYVCVTGGEPLAQPNCKALLKLLCEQGYQVSLETSGAMDIADIDPRVSVVLDLKTPDSAESSRNLYSNIPLLQKNDQLKFVICSRQDYDWAKFKCDELQLYSKVEEVIFSPSFEQQTARELADWIIADNLPVRFQLQLHKILWDDAPGH